Within the Mumia flava genome, the region CGTTCCTGCTCACCCGGATCGGCGACCTCGGGCTGCTCGTCGGGATCATCGCGATCGGTGCGACGTTCGGCACGTACGAGATATCCGGCGTCCTGGCGGCCATGGCCGACGGGGAGGACGTCGGCTCGCTGACCGGGATCGGTCTGCTGCTGGTGCTGGCCGCCGTGGCGAAGTCGGCGCAGTTCCCGCTGCACTCGTGGCTCCCGGACGCCATGCCGGGTCCGACCCCGATCTCGGCGCTGATCCACGCCGCCACGATGGTCGCCGCCGGCGTCTTCCTGCTCGCGCGGCTCTACCCGGTGGTGGTCGCGTCGGAGGTGACGACGACGGTGCTCGCCGCGATCGCGGTGATCACGATGCTGATGGCGGCTCTGTTCGCGCTCACCGCCGGTGACCTGAAGCGGGTCCTGGCATGGTCGACGGTCAGCCAGCTCGCGTACATGTTCGCGGCGCTCGCGGTCGGCGGCTACGACGCGGGCATCGACCACCTGCTGTCGCACGGCGCGTTCAAGGCCCTGCTCTTCCTGGCGGCCGGCTCGGTCGCGCACGCGATCGGGTCGACCGCGCTGCGCGACATGGGCGGGCTGCGCCGGTCGATGCCCCTGACGTTCGCGACGGCGACGATCGGGTTCGCCGCGCTCGCCGGGCTGCTGCCGACCGTGGGGTTCTTCAGCAAGGACGCGGTGCTCGACTCGGCCTGGCACGCGATCCGGCACGACGCACCGGTCTCGCCGCTGGTGGCGGTGATCGTGCTGGTGGTCGGCCTGGTGACCGCGGCGGTCACGGTCGTCTACTGCGCGCGGACGTGGTGGTCGGTCTTCTTCACGCCGGTGGAGGCGGCCGACGAGCAGGATCGTGTCGCGTCCTCCGCGAAGCACGCGGCACCGGCGGCGACGCACGCGGCCACGACCGCGAAGCACGCGGCGCCGGTCACGGTCGGCCCCGGGCACGAGGCGCCGGGCGCGATGGCCGGGCCGCTCCTGCTGCTCGCCGCCGCGACCCTGCTGCTCTCGTTCGCGATGCCCCTGCACCCGCTCGCCGGCCTCGTGACCATGGTGATCGTGGTGGGCGTGGGCTGGCTGTGCTGGCGGGCGCTGCGCGAGGGCTCGGACCCGGTGGCGTTCGTGGGCCTGCGGCCAGGTCGCTCGCGCGCCGAG harbors:
- a CDS encoding NADH-quinone oxidoreductase subunit L codes for the protein MNQRHAFSAVAITGLLAVIAALVALPRLGDVTGPYGPPAGARTVLVDGGDLLGVSLSFYVDHLSAVVLLLAAGVGLLVQVYSTAYLAGDPRYRSYTVIIQLFLVAMALVVVADNLWVLLIGWEVMGLCSYLLISHHWELSDARSGAVKAFLLTRIGDLGLLVGIIAIGATFGTYEISGVLAAMADGEDVGSLTGIGLLLVLAAVAKSAQFPLHSWLPDAMPGPTPISALIHAATMVAAGVFLLARLYPVVVASEVTTTVLAAIAVITMLMAALFALTAGDLKRVLAWSTVSQLAYMFAALAVGGYDAGIDHLLSHGAFKALLFLAAGSVAHAIGSTALRDMGGLRRSMPLTFATATIGFAALAGLLPTVGFFSKDAVLDSAWHAIRHDAPVSPLVAVIVLVVGLVTAAVTVVYCARTWWSVFFTPVEAADEQDRVASSAKHAAPAATHAATTAKHAAPVTVGPGHEAPGAMAGPLLLLAAATLLLSFAMPLHPLAGLVTMVIVVGVGWLCWRALREGSDPVAFVGLRPGRSRAESASDDAWAWTSRAAARSGDGVVATDRDIVDFYPRAVGWLTMTTGRLMSRAQSGNAQAYATVLAVGVLLVAVGAVVR